TAGCCTCAAAAAAGGAGATCTGGTATTTTTCGAGGGGAGAGCCCGCAACGGAATGGTGGGGCACGTGGGAATCGTCACAGAAGTCAGCAGCCACGGTTCGTTTCGTTTCATCCACGCCTCAACCAGCTATGGCGTCATCGTCTCATCATCCACCGAGCCCTACTATGCCGCACGTTACCTGCGGGGTGGAAGGGTGCTAAAGGAAAATATGCCAGTGAGTGCTGAGGAGAACAAAAAAACAACGCCAACAAATCACAAGAAACGTCCTACGCCGCTTACAGCAGGCAACAATGGTTATGCAGTCAACGGTGGAGCAACATTGAACAATCCGGTGAACAAGCGTGACTCGTTACTCCTCAGTGAACATGATCCGCTGAAAAACATGCCGGCAAGGGATAGCAGGAATGCGAACGACCAGGATGACCCCAACAAGGATGAGCGAGTTCAATCGGATATTCAGGCCGTATTGCGGGAAGATAAAAGCACCTTGCCGGAACCCATCGTCACCGATGTTGAAGGAAGCAGGAGGGTGAGACATACCGTGAAGCCGGGTGATACACTCTATGCCATCAGCCGCGAGTATGGCTGCACCGTTGATCAAATCAGGCAGGCCAACCCGCAACTGGGGGATCTTCTGAAAGCGGGTGAGGAACTGCTAATCCCTGTCACTCATCAAACGAAGTGAGACAAGAGGTGGAACATTCGCTTCTTTTGATTACTTTTGCACCTCAAACAGATAAAACAAAAACAATTATGATAACGGCAGACCAACTGAAAGATGTGTTGGAGCGCGAGCATGCGCTGAGGGGGTATCTTTGACGTCGATGCAAAGATCATCCAATTAGAAGAAGAGGAACTGCGGACCCAGTCGCCCGATTTCTGGAACGATGCCAAAGCGGCAGAGAAACAGATGAAGGTGGTGCGTGAACTGAAGTTCTGGATCAATGCCTACCAGGAGGTGAAGGCTGTGGCTGATGAGTTACAGCTCGCTTTCGACTTTGTGAAGGAGGGCATCGTCTCGGAAGAGGAGGTAGATGCACAGTATGCTGAAGCAATCCGCCTGACCGAAGAGCTGGAGCTGAAGAACATGCTTCGCCGTGAGGAGGACAAACTTGGAGCGGTACTGAAGATTAACGCCGGTGCCGGCGGCACCGAGAGCCAGGACTGGGCATCGATGCTCTTCCGCATGTACCAGCGCTGGTGCGAAAGCAAGAATTACAAGACCACCGTCACCAACTGGCAGGATGGCGATGATGCCGGTATCAAGACTGCCACCCTCCAGGTGGAAGGAGATCTGGCCTACGGATTCCTGAAAAGCGAGAACGGGGTGCATCGCCTGGTGAGGGTATCACCCTACAATGCACAGGGAAAAAGGATGACCTCCTTTGCATCTGTATTCGTGGTACCCCTGGTGGACGATACCATCGAGATAGAGGTGAATGCGGCCAACCTGAGCTGGGACACCTTCCGCTCCTCCGGTGCGGGAGGCCAGAACGTGAACAAGGTGGAGACCGGTGTTCGCCTCCATTACTTCCACAAGGATCCCGATACCGGTGAAGAACAGGAGATCGTAATCGAGAACACCGAGAGCCGCTCGCAAATGGGTAACCGCGAAAATGCCTTGCGACTCCTCAAGTCGCAGCTCTATGAGATGGAGCTGGAGAAGCGACGCGCCGCACAGGCTGTCATCGAGGCAGGGAAGAAGAAGATTGAATGGGGTTCTCAGATTCGCAGCTACGTGTTCGACGACCGCCGCGTGAAAGATCACCGCACCAACTACCAGACATCCGACGTGAATGGTGTGATGGACGGCGACCTTGACGACTTCATCAAGGCCTACCTGATGGAATACGGCGGCGACTAGAGTGGCGGAAAATCATCGTCGTTGACAGATAACCCGAAGAGCGCATAGTCATACTTCACCGGATCTTCACGGTCAAACCGGCGAAGCGACTCCATGAGCTGGAGTGCCGTTTTCCAGTCGGTTTGTTTCCGACCGATCAACCCTAGCGCGCGTGCTGTACGATCTACATGCAGATCGAGCGGACAGATCAGTTCCCGCTGGGGGATCCTCTTCCATATGCCGAAATCAACACCTCTCTCATCGCTGCGCACCATCCAGCGCAGATACATGTTCAACCGCTTACAGGTTGCATTGCGGGCAGGCGATGCCACATGCTTTCTGGTACGTTGTGGCATATCAGGATCATTCACGAATGTTTCTTGAAATCGGACCAGTGAATCTTCCACGGAATGAAAAAAGCCTTCATCAGAAAGAAAAGCATCTTCGAGCGACGCATGCTTTTGGTACTGCCTTTTTAGAAAACTGATGAAGTAAAGCAAGTCGGTGTCATTAAAAGTGCGGTGTTTGAAACCCAACAGACCCCTCAGATCCTCTTCGCCATGCTCCATGACAAACCGGTAGGGTTCATCTCCCATCCGGTGCATCAGCTCATTGCACTTTGAAAGGATGGTCTTTCGCTGTCCCCAGGCAAGGAGCGCAGCAAAAAGACCACTTATCTCCCGGTCCTTGTCTGTGGCATAACGGTGGGGAATGGCGATGGGGTCATTCACGATGAAAGACTTCCGGTTGTATTGATCGGCTTTCTCATCCAGGAAACTTTTCAGTTCTTGCATCTCTCAACAATATATATTTGGTACAAAAGTACCTCAATTTCTTAAAAAGAGTTACATTTGTAATGTTGTTTAATCAAAAGCAATGGTCATTATCTGAAACCAAATCATCACATGGATCGTCCCCTCACCAATATGCGCCTCATGCTGAAATATGTGCTTTCCCTTGTGGCCTGTCTCTCGTCTTTTGCAGCATTGGGACAAATCAGTCACGGAGGGAAACCACTCTCAATTGAAATCTTACCGGGAATACGTACCATCACGGCTGCAGAGGATCTATACGTAGAGATGCCTCCTCTCAGCAACGAGGCGGAATTGTGGCGATCGTCACAGGAGGAGTCTTCACTGAGGAGTCTCCATTTTGCCCATAAGTTTCACAAGTTTATCCGTCCCGACAACGCAGGCATCACCTTTCACTGGGAGCACATGAAGGTGTGGCGGGTAGGCATCCGCTCCAAGGGGGCCTATTCCCTCAACATCCTTTTCACACAGTTCAGACTTCCCCCCGGCGCCGCTGTTTTTGTTTACAACGCAGATCAGACAGAAATCCTGGGTTCCTTCACGGAAGAGAACAACAGCGAGCTGGAAATGCTTCCGGTTCAGCCTATCGGTGGAGATGAACTGATCGTGGAATACCAGGAACCGGTGGATGCACTCTTCCCGGGTGAAATTGAAATTGGGGAGGTGAATCATGACTTCCGTGGCATCTTCCGTGCGGCAGAGCCGCGTGATCCTGCTCAGGATTGTCATCCCAACATTGTCTGTTACCCGGAAGACATCCTTCCCGGGAGCGGTGTGGTGGGACTCATTATCAATGGAATCACCTACTGTACCGGCTCACTGGTGAACAACACCTCGGAGGATGGAACCCCTTATCTGCTGACAGCAACGCACTGCCTCAACAACGATTATGACGCTCGATTTCTTGCCAACAGGAAATATGACATGATAGCAGGAACGATTGTTGCATTCTTCAACTACCAGTCGCCCCTCTGCTCTACCGATATACGGGGGCCCCTGCAAATGACGTTGGCCTCTGCCGACTCGCTGTTGATCAGCGAACGACACGACATCTCGCTGCTGCGCTTCAAGGATATCCCCCCTGCAACATACCAACCCTATTACCTGGGATGGGATGCGACGGCAACACCCTTAGCTCCTTTTCACGGCATCCACCACCCGAATGGAGGCATCAAGAAGGTGGCAGTGGATGAGGGTTCCCTGTCTGTCACCTCATTTCCCGGTTCAAAATACAACATGAAACCTTATGCTCACTGGGAGATGAAAGGATGGGAAACGGGAGCCACTGAGGGTGGTTCTTCGGGATCACCCCTCCTCGACCGGGAGAAGCGAATTGTGGGCACCTTAACCGGTGGTGTTTCGATGTGCTCCTCACCGCGGGGACCGGATCAATATGCCTCGCTCAACAAGTTCTGGAACGTTTCCGATTCACTGGACAATCCCCTACCCATCAACCATTACCTGGATCCCGGCGGCACACAGGCCATCAATGTTCGGGGATATGAGCCATATGCCAGCAACCCCTACAGCAGGAGCATGAACTTCGGCACCGATGAGAAACCTGTTGAAACACTCCACCAATCGATCCCCATGTTCGCGACCAACAATACTTTTGGTTATGCTGAATTTGCAGAAGAGTTTTACACCGATGGTCCGGTGCTGTTGGAGGGCGTATTCATCTCTTCACCAGCAAACAGCAACATGCTGAAAAATGACATCAGAATCAGGGTTTATACTGGCAACGAGAAGCCTGAGTTGTTAAGACACGAACAATCCTACCAATACAGTTATCTCTATTATGGCAACAATCGTTTTTCAGCTACCGGTCGCAACATGCGACACAGCGTGGAGAACTACATTGCCTTCGATCATCCGGTAACGGTTACAGGCTCCTTCTACATCTCCTATTACGATGCCAACGGCACAACGAATGGATTCACCGTCTTCAATGCTGAACCACGTGCAATTGGATCAGGAAAGATCTCCACAGCCTGGATATTGAACGGCAATGGCTGGGAGCGCTCTTCCGAGAACATTGAGAATCCGGTCAACACCTCTCTTTTGATTGTCCCCTATCTGATTGGGAAGAAAAACGTTACGGTAGATCCTGAAACGGAGGATTTAGAGATAAAAGCGTACTATGCCGGTGAAGTTGGACGAATCTTTGTGGAATCGAATTTCGAATTGTTGGAATGGGAACTCTTTTATGTTTCCGGACAGAAGATACTGCAAGGAAGGGCTGAAAAAAGTATGAACAGGGCATCATTCCCGGCAGCTTAGCTCCCCAAAGGGGTTTACATCGTCCGTGTCAAAACCACTGATGGAACGCAAACTGCCAGGAAGATATTGGTGATGTAAGTTGTGGTTACTGCTTGTTGTCTCCCTCTTCAAGTGAGCCATCAGCCGGCACGACCTGTGATTGCACAGAATCTGCAACTCCTGCAACTGCCTCCGACTCGGGGTTGTTCTCTTCTTGTTCAACTTTTTCCATCTGCTCTTTCAGATAATCGGAGATGATATTGCTGCCCTCTCTTACATCCTCTGAACGTTTGTACTCGTTGTCAACCGGTTCTTCTTTGACTTTGGGAATCACTTTCTGATGCACGATGAGCCGATCACCAATATCGATTCGTGTGTTCCGCAAACCATTCCAGGTCTGAAGTTGTGAAACACGAACACCGTTGGATTGAGCAATCTTACCCAGTGTATCACCCTTTCTGACGCGATAGTATTGGTTGACAGTCTCGACATCTTCACCCCCACTCTGTTGAGCCGTAAGCTCACCGGCATTGTTGGATGGTGGAACAACAGCCTTTCTACCCACTACCAATAGCTTGCCAATTCCGATCCTGTTTGACTTCAGCCCATTCCAGGATTTCAATTGTGAGAGTGTGAGCCCGTTTCTGCGGGCAATGGTAGAGAGGTTGTCCCCTTTCCTGACACGATAGTAAACATTCTCCCCATTCCCGGAGGTTAGGG
This genomic window from Dysgonomonadaceae bacterium zrk40 contains:
- a CDS encoding TIGR02757 family protein, with product MKSFLDEKADQYNRKSFIVNDPIAIPHRYATDKDREISGLFAALLAWGQRKTILSKCNELMHRMGDEPYRFVMEHGEEDLRGLLGFKHRTFNDTDLLYFISFLKRQYQKHASLEDAFLSDEGFFHSVEDSLVRFQETFVNDPDMPQRTRKHVASPARNATCKRLNMYLRWMVRSDERGVDFGIWKRIPQRELICPLDLHVDRTARALGLIGRKQTDWKTALQLMESLRRFDREDPVKYDYALFGLSVNDDDFPPL
- the prfB gene encoding peptide chain release factor 2 (programmed frameshift); this encodes MITADQLKDVLEREHALRGYLDVDAKIIQLEEEELRTQSPDFWNDAKAAEKQMKVVRELKFWINAYQEVKAVADELQLAFDFVKEGIVSEEEVDAQYAEAIRLTEELELKNMLRREEDKLGAVLKINAGAGGTESQDWASMLFRMYQRWCESKNYKTTVTNWQDGDDAGIKTATLQVEGDLAYGFLKSENGVHRLVRVSPYNAQGKRMTSFASVFVVPLVDDTIEIEVNAANLSWDTFRSSGAGGQNVNKVETGVRLHYFHKDPDTGEEQEIVIENTESRSQMGNRENALRLLKSQLYEMELEKRRAAQAVIEAGKKKIEWGSQIRSYVFDDRRVKDHRTNYQTSDVNGVMDGDLDDFIKAYLMEYGGD
- a CDS encoding C40 family peptidase; its protein translation is MSVEVDTKRISIQLITLLLVAVVAASCGAGRQSVSQKRITKNSLQEQLIGYSRKYLGKPYRYAGRGPHSFDCSGFTSFVFKEFGFNLASSSAAQDQQFPAIEEKSSLKKGDLVFFEGRARNGMVGHVGIVTEVSSHGSFRFIHASTSYGVIVSSSTEPYYAARYLRGGRVLKENMPVSAEENKKTTPTNHKKRPTPLTAGNNGYAVNGGATLNNPVNKRDSLLLSEHDPLKNMPARDSRNANDQDDPNKDERVQSDIQAVLREDKSTLPEPIVTDVEGSRRVRHTVKPGDTLYAISREYGCTVDQIRQANPQLGDLLKAGEELLIPVTHQTK
- a CDS encoding trypsin-like peptidase domain-containing protein; amino-acid sequence: MDRPLTNMRLMLKYVLSLVACLSSFAALGQISHGGKPLSIEILPGIRTITAAEDLYVEMPPLSNEAELWRSSQEESSLRSLHFAHKFHKFIRPDNAGITFHWEHMKVWRVGIRSKGAYSLNILFTQFRLPPGAAVFVYNADQTEILGSFTEENNSELEMLPVQPIGGDELIVEYQEPVDALFPGEIEIGEVNHDFRGIFRAAEPRDPAQDCHPNIVCYPEDILPGSGVVGLIINGITYCTGSLVNNTSEDGTPYLLTATHCLNNDYDARFLANRKYDMIAGTIVAFFNYQSPLCSTDIRGPLQMTLASADSLLISERHDISLLRFKDIPPATYQPYYLGWDATATPLAPFHGIHHPNGGIKKVAVDEGSLSVTSFPGSKYNMKPYAHWEMKGWETGATEGGSSGSPLLDREKRIVGTLTGGVSMCSSPRGPDQYASLNKFWNVSDSLDNPLPINHYLDPGGTQAINVRGYEPYASNPYSRSMNFGTDEKPVETLHQSIPMFATNNTFGYAEFAEEFYTDGPVLLEGVFISSPANSNMLKNDIRIRVYTGNEKPELLRHEQSYQYSYLYYGNNRFSATGRNMRHSVENYIAFDHPVTVTGSFYISYYDANGTTNGFTVFNAEPRAIGSGKISTAWILNGNGWERSSENIENPVNTSLLIVPYLIGKKNVTVDPETEDLEIKAYYAGEVGRIFVESNFELLEWELFYVSGQKILQGRAEKSMNRASFPAA